One segment of Rhodospirillaceae bacterium DNA contains the following:
- a CDS encoding succinate dehydrogenase assembly factor 2, translating to MTVFSEPRLKRLLFLGQRRGMQENDLLLGRFAERYLGELTPEELDRFEALLNEADNDILAWLTGRVSVPPEHDTPLVKMIIDFSEIK from the coding sequence ATGACAGTTTTTTCAGAGCCTCGTCTAAAACGACTCCTTTTTCTTGGCCAGCGCCGCGGCATGCAGGAAAATGACCTGCTGTTGGGCCGCTTTGCGGAACGCTATCTGGGGGAACTGACACCCGAGGAGCTCGACCGCTTCGAGGCCCTTCTCAATGAGGCGGACAACGATATTCTCGCATGGCTCACCGGGCGGGTGTCGGTGCCACCAGAGCACGATACGCCCCTGGTTAAGATGATTATCGACTTTAGCGAAATAAAATAA
- the mfd gene encoding transcription-repair coupling factor, with protein sequence MKNIIKKINFSGQGTISGLPDGTDAAFLASLATSGRVAGVLHIARDENHMMVLAEAIRFYAPDLDIRIFPAWDCLPYDRSPPHASVESRRIEVLSGLANSDEGIAGSVLLTTVNACLQRVPARTIFAGSGFAVRVGEALDQASLIAYLEGEGYGRTETVMEPGEFAVRGGILDVYPPGTEEPLRLDLFGDELEGIRLFDPMTQRSAGNVPAFLFTPISELRLNAEAIAHFRTRYREAFGTVTAADRLYETVSAGARYPGMEHWLPLFHDHLETLFDYVPDAMLSLDYQVAELVKARFEQVLEYYTTRKALIRESIRDGGDLYHPLPPDALYLREEEWQRIQDSRPLLALNPFSGAGGKVLLDFAVVRRDPKTDIFEEVRKTLDQARAQAWRTLIACHSTGSRARLQGILEERGIGELVLAENWPAVACLPPEKTALVVLGLEQGFSAPGIAVITEQDILGDRLGRSAKRRRAKDVLSHTASLVPGDFVVHQEHGIGRYDGLITLEIQGAPHDCLRLLYADDAKLFLPVENIELLSRYGSEEGLVSLDRLGGTAWQARKSRMKRRIRDMAEELIRLAAARAMEPGNVMTPPEGYDEFCARFPYPETEDQQAAIEETLHDLASGRPMDRLICGDVGFGKTEIALRAAFVAALSGYQVAIVVPTTLLARQHFEGFVKRFEGFPVRIEQLSRFVPPSRQKEIKARLAEGGSTIVIGTHALLGKSIAFANLGLLIVDEEQHFGVAHKERLKKLRTDVHVLTLTATPIPRTMQLALSGMKALSVIATPPLDRLAVRSFMLPYDPVILREAILRERLRGGQVFYVCPRVEDLAKEEEKLRRLVPEVRLITAHGRMAPRALEKVMIGFYEGDYDVLLSTNIIESGLDVATANTLIVHRADMFGLSQLYQLRGRVGRAKNRAYAYFTIPPNRILSEAATKRLQTMQALDSLGAGFKLASFDLDIRGAGNLLGDAQSGHIREVGVELYQHLLEEAVAVARGERTKDAGEEAWTPDIRLGMPVRIPESYVADLGLRLELYRRIASLADRSEIDGFAAELIDRFGPLPEDVENLLAIVAIKQLCRTAGIGSLEAGPKGALVGFHNNHFAHPEKLAVFLTSQVGDVKLRPDHKLVYRRGWDDLNARMTGVHHLVESLAKLVV encoded by the coding sequence CTGAAAAATATAATAAAAAAAATAAACTTTTCCGGGCAGGGGACGATTTCCGGCCTTCCGGACGGCACCGATGCCGCATTCCTGGCAAGCCTGGCCACGTCCGGCAGGGTGGCTGGCGTCCTCCATATCGCCCGCGACGAAAACCACATGATGGTCCTGGCCGAGGCAATCCGTTTCTACGCCCCGGATCTCGACATTCGCATCTTTCCGGCCTGGGACTGCTTGCCCTATGACCGTTCGCCGCCTCACGCGTCCGTCGAAAGCAGGCGGATTGAGGTGCTGAGCGGATTGGCGAATTCGGATGAGGGGATCGCGGGCAGCGTGTTGTTGACGACGGTAAACGCCTGCCTTCAACGCGTTCCCGCCCGTACGATCTTTGCCGGAAGCGGTTTCGCCGTGCGCGTGGGCGAGGCGCTGGACCAGGCAAGTCTGATTGCCTATCTCGAAGGGGAGGGCTATGGGCGCACGGAAACCGTGATGGAGCCGGGGGAATTTGCGGTTCGTGGCGGGATTCTGGATGTTTATCCCCCTGGAACGGAAGAGCCGCTGCGCCTTGATCTGTTTGGGGATGAGCTTGAAGGGATCCGCCTGTTTGACCCCATGACCCAGCGAAGCGCCGGCAATGTGCCGGCCTTTCTTTTTACCCCGATCAGCGAACTCCGCCTGAATGCCGAAGCCATTGCCCATTTCCGTACCCGCTATCGGGAGGCTTTCGGGACGGTGACGGCGGCGGACCGCCTGTATGAAACCGTCTCGGCGGGGGCCCGTTATCCCGGCATGGAGCATTGGCTGCCGCTTTTTCACGACCACCTTGAAACCCTTTTCGACTATGTGCCGGATGCCATGCTTAGCCTGGATTATCAGGTGGCAGAGCTGGTGAAAGCGCGCTTCGAGCAGGTTTTGGAATATTACACCACCCGCAAGGCGCTCATCAGAGAGAGCATCCGCGATGGTGGCGACCTCTACCATCCGTTGCCGCCCGATGCCCTATACCTTCGGGAGGAGGAATGGCAGCGGATTCAAGATTCCCGACCGCTTCTTGCCCTTAACCCCTTTTCCGGAGCGGGCGGCAAGGTGCTGCTTGATTTTGCGGTCGTCCGGCGGGATCCAAAAACCGACATCTTCGAAGAAGTGCGAAAGACCCTGGACCAGGCGCGTGCGCAAGCTTGGCGAACGCTAATTGCCTGCCACAGCACCGGTTCCCGCGCCCGCCTGCAGGGAATTCTGGAAGAACGCGGCATCGGCGAACTGGTTTTGGCTGAAAACTGGCCGGCGGTGGCGTGCCTGCCACCCGAAAAGACGGCCCTTGTCGTGCTTGGTCTTGAACAGGGGTTCTCAGCACCGGGGATTGCCGTCATCACCGAGCAGGATATTCTCGGCGATCGCCTTGGTCGTTCGGCAAAGCGCCGCCGGGCGAAAGACGTGCTTTCCCACACAGCAAGCCTGGTTCCCGGCGATTTTGTCGTGCATCAGGAACACGGGATCGGCCGTTACGACGGCCTGATTACGCTGGAAATTCAGGGCGCCCCCCATGATTGCCTGCGTCTTCTCTACGCAGACGACGCCAAGCTTTTCCTGCCGGTCGAAAACATCGAACTTCTTTCCCGTTATGGCTCGGAAGAGGGGCTGGTTTCCCTGGACCGCTTGGGAGGAACCGCCTGGCAGGCACGCAAATCCCGGATGAAACGCCGGATACGGGATATGGCAGAGGAATTGATTCGCCTGGCTGCGGCGCGCGCCATGGAACCGGGCAATGTGATGACACCGCCGGAAGGCTATGACGAATTCTGCGCGCGTTTTCCTTACCCGGAAACCGAGGATCAGCAGGCGGCCATTGAGGAAACCCTCCACGACCTTGCCAGCGGTCGTCCCATGGACCGCCTGATTTGCGGTGACGTTGGCTTTGGAAAAACGGAGATTGCCCTTCGCGCCGCCTTTGTCGCCGCCTTGTCGGGTTATCAGGTTGCGATTGTGGTGCCGACAACCCTGCTGGCGCGCCAACATTTTGAAGGCTTCGTAAAACGCTTCGAGGGCTTTCCGGTTCGCATCGAACAGCTTTCCCGCTTCGTTCCGCCATCCAGGCAGAAAGAAATCAAGGCACGGCTTGCCGAGGGCGGAAGCACGATTGTCATTGGCACCCACGCGCTTCTTGGGAAGTCGATTGCCTTCGCCAATCTTGGGCTGCTGATTGTTGACGAAGAGCAGCATTTCGGCGTGGCGCACAAGGAACGCCTGAAAAAACTTCGCACCGACGTTCACGTTCTGACGTTAACGGCAACGCCGATCCCGCGAACGATGCAGCTTGCCCTTTCCGGGATGAAGGCGTTGAGCGTGATCGCAACGCCGCCGCTTGACCGTCTGGCGGTTCGCAGTTTCATGCTTCCTTACGATCCGGTTATCCTCCGCGAGGCGATTCTGCGCGAACGTCTTCGCGGCGGTCAGGTTTTTTACGTGTGTCCGCGGGTTGAGGATCTGGCGAAGGAAGAGGAAAAACTGCGCCGGCTGGTCCCGGAAGTCCGCCTGATTACCGCCCACGGTCGTATGGCGCCGCGCGCGCTTGAAAAGGTGATGATCGGCTTCTATGAAGGGGATTACGACGTTCTTCTTTCCACCAACATCATCGAATCCGGACTGGACGTTGCCACCGCGAACACGCTTATCGTGCACCGGGCGGATATGTTCGGCCTTTCCCAGCTCTATCAGCTTCGCGGTCGTGTCGGGCGGGCGAAAAACCGGGCCTATGCCTATTTTACAATCCCGCCCAATCGCATTCTTAGCGAGGCGGCAACGAAACGTTTGCAGACAATGCAGGCGCTCGATTCCTTAGGCGCTGGCTTTAAGCTGGCAAGCTTTGATCTGGACATTCGCGGTGCCGGAAACCTTCTGGGCGACGCCCAATCGGGGCATATCCGGGAAGTCGGGGTCGAGCTTTACCAGCACCTTCTGGAAGAAGCGGTGGCGGTGGCCAGGGGGGAGCGCACGAAGGACGCCGGCGAAGAAGCCTGGACGCCGGATATTCGCCTCGGCATGCCGGTGCGGATACCGGAAAGTTACGTCGCCGATCTTGGCTTGCGCCTCGAGCTGTATCGCCGCATCGCCAGTCTTGCGGATCGAAGCGAGATCGATGGCTTTGCCGCCGAACTTATCGACCGTTTTGGGCCGCTTCCGGAAGACGTCGAAAATTTGCTTGCGATCGTCGCCATCAAGCAGCTTTGCCGGACGGCTGGCATCGGCAGTCTCGAAGCGGGGCCGAAGGGGGCCCTTGTCGGCTTCCATAACAACCATTTTGCGCATCCGGAAAAACTGGCTGTTTTTCTTACCAGCCAGGTGGGCGATGTCAAACTTCGTCCCGATCACAAACTTGTCTATCGCCGTGGCTGGGATGATTTAAACGCACGTATGACCGGCGTTCACCATCTGGTAGAGAGCCTGGCAAAGCTTGTGGTCTAG